One window of Arvicola amphibius chromosome 6, mArvAmp1.2, whole genome shotgun sequence genomic DNA carries:
- the LOC119816157 gene encoding 3-alpha-hydroxysteroid dehydrogenase-like isoform X2, which yields MSSVPLRVALNDGHFIPVLGFGTTVPDKVPKNELIKATKIAIDAGFRHFDSAYLYGIEEEAGQAIRSKIADGTVKREDIFYTSKLWSTFHRPELVRSCLEASLKKAQLDYVDLYIIHFPMALQAMEKCKDAGLAKSIGVSNFNRRQLEMILNKPGLKYKPVCNQVECHLYFNQNKMLEYCKSKDIALVAYCTLGSSRDPMWVDQSSPVLLEDPVLCTMAKKYKQTPALVALRYLLQRGIVTLARSFNEKRIKEMMQVFEFQLTSEDMKVLDGLNRNLRYNSGDYFDGHPNHPFTDEY from the exons ATGAGTTCTGTGCCTCTGCGTGTGGCTCTGAATGATGGTCACTTCATCCCTGTACTGGGGTTTGGAACCACTGTGCCTGATAAG GTTCCTAAGAATGAACTTATCAAGGCTACTAAAATAGCTATAGATGCTGGTTTCCGGCATTTTGATTCTGCTTATTTGTATGGaatagaagaggaagcaggacaagCCATTCGAAGCAAGATTGCAGATGGCACTGTGAAGAGAGAAGATATATTCTATACATCAAAG CTTTGGAGCACTTTCCATCGACCAGAATTGGTTCGATCTTGCTTAGAGGCATCACTGAAGAAAGCTCAATTGGACTATGTCGATCTGTATATTATTCATTTCCCAATGGCTTTGCAG gccatggagaagtgtAAGGATGCAGGACTGGCCAAGTCCATTGGAGTGTCCAACTTTAACCGCAGGCAGCTGGAGATGATCCTGAACAAGCCAGGGCTCAAGTACAAGCCTGTGTGCAACCAG GTAGAGTGTCATCTTTATTTCAACCAGAACAAAATGCTGGAGTATTGTAAGTCCAAAGACATCGCTCTGGTTGCCTACTGTACATTGGGAAGTTCACGAGACCCAATGTG GGTGGACCAAAGCAGCCCAGTACTTTTAGAAGATCCAGTTCTTTGTACCATGGCAAAGAAGTACAAGCAAACACCAGCGTTGGTTGCCCTTCGTTACCTGTTGCAGCGTGGGATTGTGACCCTGGCCAGGAGTTTCAATGAGAAGAGGATCAAAGAGATGATGCAG GTTTTTGAATTCCAGTTGACTTCAGAGGACATGAAAGTCCTAGATGGTTTGAACAGAAATTTAAGATACAATTCTGGAGATTA TTTTGATGGACATCCCAATCATCCATTTACTGATGAATATTAA
- the LOC119816157 gene encoding 3-alpha-hydroxysteroid dehydrogenase-like isoform X1, giving the protein MSSVPLRVALNDGHFIPVLGFGTTVPDKVPKNELIKATKIAIDAGFRHFDSAYLYGIEEEAGQAIRSKIADGTVKREDIFYTSKLWSTFHRPELVRSCLEASLKKAQLDYVDLYIIHFPMALQPGAKLFPRDEHGNLLVDPVNLCDTWEAMEKCKDAGLAKSIGVSNFNRRQLEMILNKPGLKYKPVCNQVECHLYFNQNKMLEYCKSKDIALVAYCTLGSSRDPMWVDQSSPVLLEDPVLCTMAKKYKQTPALVALRYLLQRGIVTLARSFNEKRIKEMMQVFEFQLTSEDMKVLDGLNRNLRYNSGDYFDGHPNHPFTDEY; this is encoded by the exons ATGAGTTCTGTGCCTCTGCGTGTGGCTCTGAATGATGGTCACTTCATCCCTGTACTGGGGTTTGGAACCACTGTGCCTGATAAG GTTCCTAAGAATGAACTTATCAAGGCTACTAAAATAGCTATAGATGCTGGTTTCCGGCATTTTGATTCTGCTTATTTGTATGGaatagaagaggaagcaggacaagCCATTCGAAGCAAGATTGCAGATGGCACTGTGAAGAGAGAAGATATATTCTATACATCAAAG CTTTGGAGCACTTTCCATCGACCAGAATTGGTTCGATCTTGCTTAGAGGCATCACTGAAGAAAGCTCAATTGGACTATGTCGATCTGTATATTATTCATTTCCCAATGGCTTTGCAG CCTGGAGCTAAGCTATTTCCAAGAGATGAACATGGAAATCTGCTGGTGGACCCGGTGAATCTCTGTGACACATGGGAG gccatggagaagtgtAAGGATGCAGGACTGGCCAAGTCCATTGGAGTGTCCAACTTTAACCGCAGGCAGCTGGAGATGATCCTGAACAAGCCAGGGCTCAAGTACAAGCCTGTGTGCAACCAG GTAGAGTGTCATCTTTATTTCAACCAGAACAAAATGCTGGAGTATTGTAAGTCCAAAGACATCGCTCTGGTTGCCTACTGTACATTGGGAAGTTCACGAGACCCAATGTG GGTGGACCAAAGCAGCCCAGTACTTTTAGAAGATCCAGTTCTTTGTACCATGGCAAAGAAGTACAAGCAAACACCAGCGTTGGTTGCCCTTCGTTACCTGTTGCAGCGTGGGATTGTGACCCTGGCCAGGAGTTTCAATGAGAAGAGGATCAAAGAGATGATGCAG GTTTTTGAATTCCAGTTGACTTCAGAGGACATGAAAGTCCTAGATGGTTTGAACAGAAATTTAAGATACAATTCTGGAGATTA TTTTGATGGACATCCCAATCATCCATTTACTGATGAATATTAA